TACTGTCATGAATGATGTCGGCTCTTCCCTTGGCTGCTGCGGCCCGGGTGGCGCGCGACAGTGAGGGTAGTATCGTGGCAGATCATTTTAAAACCGGCCTGCGCCGTGCATTGGGGAGCATCGCAATTGCTGCGATCACATGCACCAGCGTTGCGACCACTGCGGTCGCGCAAGGCACCAAAACCATCCGAGGCGCGGAATATAAACCTACCATCTGGGTCGACCCGGATGGCTGTCAGCATTGGGTGATGGACGACGGCGCAGAGGGCTATATGACCCCGAATGTGAACCGTCATGGCATTCCAGTGTGCGACCATTCCAAACTTTGCGGCATGATGAATGCGGATCAGTTCTTTGCCTCTGGCAGCTATCGGATCACCAGCCAGGGCCGCGCGCGCCTTGCGCAGTTCTTTCAGCAGAACGGCTCGGACGCCTATATCATCATCGGCCATACCGACAGCCGGGGCTCTGACGAAAGCAATATGAAGCTTTCCTTCAACCGCGCCGCGACCGTCGCGAATGTCGGCACCAGTGCTGGCGCGAATATCGTCGACGTGCGGGGCTATGGCGAGCGAATGCCGCGGGCCTCGAACAAAACATCCGTCGGCCGCGCGGAAAACCGCCGCGTCGAAATCATGTGTCTGAATTAAGGGGAGCGACGATGAAACTGAAATCAACAGCACTCGCTCTCCTGGCGGCAACGGCGGTCTCGGGCTGTGTCGAGTCCTTTGAGGGCGGCAAGAACATTGCCGATAAGACCATCGATCAGGGGTTTGACGACAAGCACCTTAGCCAATTGGTGGCCGGTATTTGGGTCGATCCAAACGGCTGTGACCACTGGATTATTGACGACGGTCTCGAGGGATACCTCAGCCAGCGGCTGGATCGCTATGGCAAGCCGGTCTGTTCTGGCATCGCACCGCCCAATACGGCAACCGGCCCCTACAAAGAAGGGTCCAAGTACTACGACAAACTATGATCGGGTCCCAGATCACAGATCATCATCCAAAAGACCGCGCGCATCCGCTCGCGGTCTTTTTTTGTAACTCTGGCGTGAATTTTGCCGCCAACTGCTTGCAGGTCTTTTGGAAAATTTGCAGGCTAAGACTCAGAGCCATTTAGAAAAAGGAGAGCTGCTTGGCCATAAGTGCCCTGACCCCGCCATCCACTGGGGAAACATCGAAAGAAGTTCTGATCGAGTTCCCAGACAATCGCCTTTTGATCGACCTTTGCGGTGAGTATGACCGCAATCTCGCGGATATAGAGCAGCAGCTCTCGGTTCAAATCATTCGCCGTGGCAACCAACTGGCCATTTTGGGCGAAGAGGCCCATCAAAAAGAAGCGGCCGAGGTCCTGCAGTCCCTCTATCAACGTTTGGAAACCGGCAAATCGGTTGAGCACGCGGATATCGATCGCGAGCTGCGCATGGGTGGATCGGAAAAAGGCACCGGAGCGCGGGACGGCGACCAGATGGAGCTCTTCAAAGGCGGTAAGGTCGAGATCAAGACTCGCAAAAAGCTGGTTGAGCCTCGGACCGATGCACAAAAGGCCTATGTGCAGAACCTCTTCAAAAACGAAATGGCCTTCGGCATTGGCCCGGCAGGCACCGGTAAGACCTATCTCGCCGTGGCCGTTGGTGTGTCGATGTTCATCGGAGGCCATGTGGACCGTATCATCCTTAGCCGCCCTGCGGTCGAAGCGGGTGAAAAGCTCGGCTATCTGCCCGGCGACATGAAGGACAAAGTCGACCCCTATATGCAGCCGCTTTATGATGCGCTGAACGATTTCCTTCCGGGCAAACAGCTCGCGAAACTGATCGAAGAGAAAAAGATCGAAATCGCGCCGCTGGCCTTTATGCGGGGCCGCACCTTGGCGAATGCTTTTGTTGTGCTGGACGAGGCGCAAAACGCCACCACCATGCAGATGAAAATGTTCCTGACCCGCCTGGGCGAAGGCTCGCGCATGGTGATCACCGGTGACCGCAGCCAGGTTGACCTGCCCCGCGGCGTGCAATCGGGGCTGCGTGATGCAGAAAGGTTGTTGAGCGGCATCAAAAACATAAGCTTCAACTATTTCACCGCAGATGACGTGGTCCGTCACCCGCTTGTGGCCGCCATCATCAAGGCCTATGACGCGGATTCTGAACGCGCCATGGCCGACAAAGCCTAGGCTTTCATCTTGCGCAAAATACTCACGGGGGTGTGGGGGCAGTCAGCCCCCACGAGGCCAGTCACATGATCGTAGACATCCAATTCGAAGACAGTCGCTGGCAGGATCTGGACCTGCAGAGGCTGGCCGATCAGGCTTGCGCTCAGACGCTGGCCCATCTCGGCTTGGGAGATGACTGGGAGGTCAGCCTTCTGGCCTGCGATGATGCGCGTATTGCCGATCTGAATGCCGAGTTTCGCGAGAAACCGACCCCCACCAACGTCCTTTCTTGGCCCTCAGAGGAACGCGGCTCTGATGAGGACGGTGGCAACCCCGATCTGCCCGAAGGCCCCGACCCAGAACTCGGCGATATCGCCATCGCCTATGACACCTGCGCCCGCGAATCCGAGGCGGTAGGCAAGCCAATGCGCGACCATGTCACACATCTATTGGTTCACGGCGTGCTACATTTGCTGGGATATGATCACATTCGTGACAAAGATGCCGCCCTTATGGAGGGTTTAGAGGTCGAGATACTTGGCAAACTAGGGTTGAGTAACCCATATTATGAAGGATAACGGGGTTTCTCCCCGATTTGGAAAGGTACAATGGGCGACAGCACCGACGGGTCTTCTATCGCAGCGCAGAGCGCGCAGGGCGAGATCCCAGAATTAAATAAAAGCGGCGGGTTTTTCCGTCGCATCCTCGAAGCGATCAGCCCCGCAGATGTGGGCGAGGTCGCAGAACCTCAGCAAACCGATAAGCCGAGCACCCAGACCCATGGGATGATCAACCTGCGTCGCATGCGGGTTGAGGACGTGGCCGTGCCCAAAGTGGACATCGCCTCGGTTCCCGTCACCATGACACGTGCCGAGCTGGTGGATGTGTTCCGCGAAAGCGGGTTTACGCGACTGCCGGTCTTTGACGGCACGCTGGATACGCCGGTGGGCTTTGTGCACCTCAAGGACTTGGCCCTGAAGCACGGGTTCAATGGATCCGGTGGACGGTTTTCACTGCGCCAAATGCTGCGGCCTCTGCTATTCGTGCCGCCCTCCATGCCCATCGGTGTGCTGCTGACAAAAATGCAGACCGAACGGCGTCACATGGCCTTGGTGATTGACGAATACGGCGGTGTGGACGGGCTTGTGACCATCGAGGATCTGATCGAACAGGTGGTCGGAGAGATCGAGGACGAACACGACCAAGAAGAGGCTGCGCTGTGGCGCGAGGAAAGCCCGGGCTGCTATCTGGCGCTGGCGAAATCTCCGCTGGATGAGTTTGAGCCGGTCATTGGACGCTCGCTGACCAACCACGAAGAGATCGACGAAGAAGAGATCGACACTCTGGGCGGTCTGGTCTTTATGCTCGCCGGTCGTGTGCCCGCGCGGGGCGAAGTCGTTGTGCACCCCGATGGCACAGAGTTCGAAGTCGTGGACGCCGATCCGCGCCGCATCAAACGGCTGCGTGTGATCCTAAGCGATCAAAATGCCCATGCCGACGGCTGATCTGGTGTCGCGCTATGCTGGGCTGCCCCGTTGGGGGCGGCTTGGTATTTGGGCAATATTGGGCGTGATTTCAGCCATGGGACAAGCGCCCTTCGGATGGGCGCTTGTCTCGGTTCTTGGCTTTGCGTTCGCCTTTCTTTTCTTTGAACGCACAAAGGGCACCGATGCGCCTGCCGCACAAGGTTGGACCTTTGGGTTCGGCTATTTTCTTCTGACACTCCAATGGCTTGTGAGCCCCTTCCTTGTGGAACCCGAGCAGCATGGCTGGATGGCGCCCGTTGCCTTGGCGCTGATGCCTGGCGGGCTTGCGTTGTTCTGGGCCGCTGCTTTTTGGGGAGCAGGTCGCTTGGGCAGAAGTTCTGCCTTGATCTTTGCACTGCCGCTGATGGAACTGGCCCGCGCCTATGTTTTCACAGGCTTTGCCTGGGGCATGCCTGCTTATGGCATGGTTGATAGCGCCTTGGGGCAGGTGGTCACCTGGGTCGGATCCCATGGGTTGAATGTCTTTGTGCTCGCGATTGCTTGGGCCGTTGCGCAGGCGATCAACTCTCACGGGCAGTTTCGGCTCGCATTCCTAGGCCTCGCTGTCGCCGGAGTGGTCGCCATTCTCTGGCCTGCGCCTGAGCCAATGGCACCGCGCGACGACGCTCCAATGATCCGGTTGATACAACCCAACGCAGCGCAACATGAAAAATGGGATCCAGACCTGATCGATGAGATCTTTGAGCGTGGCCTTGCCCTGACGCGGGCAGAGGCCGAGGGGCCGATTGCTCTGACTATTTGGCCTGAGACATCATTGCCCGAGATCCTGAACTATGGCGATGAGCTTTTGGCGCAGGTCTCCGAGGCCGCCGGACTGGCCCCCGTGGTGATCGGAGCGAACCGTTTTGAAGGCCCACGACTTTTCAATTCCGCCGCGCTCATCGGATCTGATGGCGAGGTCCATGCGATCTATGACAAGCACCACCTTGTGCCCTTTGGGGAATATCTGCCGTTTGGCGATTTCCTTGCGCGGTTTGGCTATTACGGCATGGCTGCGAGCCAGGGGCATGGTTTCTCACCTGGAGCTGGGGCCGAGTTGATGGATCTTGGCCCGTTGGGCCTCGCGCTGCCATTGATTTGCTACGAAGTGGTTTTCCCGCAAGATGTGCGCGCCAGTCAGATCCGAGCCAATATGCTGATGCAGATCACCAATGATGCGTGGTTTGGGACGTTCTCGGGCCCCTATCAGCACCTCGTTCAGGCGCAGATGCGGGCGATGGAAATGGGCCTGCCGATGGTGCGGGCAGCCAATACGGGTGTCTCGGCCATGATCGATGCACGCGGTCGGATCGTGGCGCAATTGCCGATGAATGAAGCGGGATATCTAGATGTACGCCGCCAGGATCCTTTGCCGCAAACGCTCTATGCCTGGGTAGGAGACGCGCCTGTTTTGGCATTTCTGATCCTGGTGCTTCTGGGATACATCACCGTCCGCCCCCGCGAATTCGCTTGACCGCATGGTCAACCCCGCCTAAGTCCCGTTGATATCACCGCCGCCACAACGGCTTCCTGACGTGGCGGTTAGATTTCTCAATGGAGCACTTCATGGCACGACAGAATTACACGTTCACTTCCGAGTCCGTTTCGGAAGGACACCCAGACAAGGTCTGCGACCGCATTTCCGATGCCGTCCTTGACGCTTTCCTCGCCGAGGAACCCGAGGCGCGCGTTGCAGCAGAGACCTTTGCCACCACAAACCGCGTTGTTATTGGCGGTGAGGTGGGCTTGTCTGATCCGGACAAACTCAAAGATTACATGGGCAAGATCGACGCGATCACCCGCGCTTGCATCAAAGACATTGGCTATGAGCAAGACAAATTCCACCACGAGACCGTAGAGGTCACGAACCTGCTGCACGAACAATCTGCGCATATCGCACAGGGCGTGGATGCGGCCGCGGATAAAGACGAAGGCGCGGGCGACCAGGGCATTATGTTCGGCTACGCGACCAACGAAACCGACGCGCTTATGCCGGCTCCGATCCAGTATTCCCATGCGATCCTGCGCCGTCTGGCCGAGGTGCGCAAATCCGGCCAAGAGCCTGCGCTGGGCCCGGACGCGAAATCTCAACTTTCCGTTGTTTATCGCGATGGCAAGCCTGTGGGCGTGTCGTCTGTGGTTCTCTCCACGCAGCACCTTGATGAAGCGCTGAGCAGCGAAGACATCCGCGCCATTGTTGCACCTTATATCGAAGAAGTTCTGCCAGAGGGCTGGCTGTCTGCCGAGACCGAATGGCACGTGAACCCAACCGGCAAATTCGTCATCGGCGGCCCTGACGGGGACGCGGGTCTGACGGGCCGTAAGATCATCGTGGATACTTATGGCGGCGCGGCACCTCACGGTGGCGGTGCGTTCTCTGGTAAAGATCCAACCAAGGTTGACCGTTCTGCGGCTTACGCTGCGCGCTATCTGGCCAAGAACGTCGTGGCTGCAGGCATGGCAGATCGCTGCACGATCCAGCTGTCATATGCGATTGGCGTGTCCAAACCGCTGTCGATCTATGCGGACACCCATGGCACCGGCAACGTGGCTGATGCTGCGATCGAAGCAGCTGTGGCCTCCGTGATGGATCTCACGCCGCGCGGCATCCGCCAGCATCTGGGTCTGAACAAGCCGATCTATCAGCGCACCGCAGCCTATGGCCACTTTGGTCGTACGCCGGACGCGGACGGCGGGTTCAGCTGGGAAAAAGACGATCTGGTGACAGCGCTGAAAGCTGCCGTCTAAGCACATCGCCTTGACGAAAGAGACACAAAGGTCGCCAAACTGGCGGCCTTTTTCTTTGCCGCCTTGGCAGCTCTCGCTTGCTGCGCTAGCTCTGAAGAGCACGCCGGAGGATCTGAATTGCGTAGTTTATTTGTTGTTTTTGCCACTCTTTTGGCCACTCATGCCGTTGCCGAAAGCCATGGCGACCTGCCGCCCAAGTTCGAAGTGCGTGGCACGACTTTGGTCTATGACACCGAGACGAGGGTAAACTCCGAAATTGAATCCGACGACGTGGACCACCTTTTGGCGGTGTTGCGCGCCAACGAAAGTTTGCGCGTGCTCGAACTCAACAGCAGCGGAGGCAGCGTTTGGGCCGGGCGCGAGATGGCGCGGATCGTGATTGATTTCGGGCTGGACACCATCGTGCATGGGGAATGCGCGAGTTCCTGCGTCCGCGTTTTTCTGGCAGGCCAAAAGCGTCAGATGACCTTAGGGTCTAAGTTAGGGTTCCACCAACCCTTCTGGAGCGCGGCCAATATGCAGAGCTACTACGAGCAATGGCGCGAGCAGGATGGCTGGGACACACCGTTCGAGTTCTCTGAATGGGTCTTTGAAGACACCCAGCGCGAGTTCCACGAAGACCTCACCTATATGATTTCGCGCGGGGTGGATGCTGAGTTCGCGGTGAAAAGCAAAGGCATCCCAAACAGCGACAACTGGTACCCAACACGGGTCGAGCTGACCTTGGCGGGCGTCTTGCGCAGCGAATAATCGTCACGAAAGGCTTGCACATGACGCGTCCATACGGCAGAGGGCGCGCAGCAAAACCTATGGAACCTTTATGTCAAACCCATCTGATATATCCAAAACTCACCCCTCTGGCGCGCCTTGGCGGAATTTCTACGGCCGCTTCAAAGGCAAGGGGCTGCGCAAGTCTCAAGAGGCGTGGCTGGATGAGGATCTGGCGGCTCTGTCGCCGGGCAAGGTGAGCTGGGAAGACAATCCAGAGCGCGAGGCTTTGGATCTGGAAGGGTTGTTTGGAGACCGCGATCTATGGCTGGAAATCGGCTTTGGTGGCGGCGAGCATATGATTCATCAGGCCACTCAGAACCCCGATGTCGGGTTCATCGGCTGTGAACCCTATATCAACGGCGTCGCCATGCTCCTGGGCAAGATCCGCGAAGCAGGGGCCGAGAATATCCGCATCCATCCGGGCGACGCGCGGGATATGTTTGATGTGTTGCCGCCGGAGTCCGTGTCCAAAGCCTTTTTGCTCTATCCCGATCCGTGGCCGAAGAAACGTCACCATCGGCGTCGCTTTGTGACACAAGAGCACCTAGTTCCTTTGCATGGGGTTATGAAACCCGGCGCGATCTTGCGGGTGGCGACTGATATTCCTGACTACGTACGTCAGACCCTGCAAGAGGTGCCTAAGGCCGGCTTTGAATGGTTGGCCGAGACGGCGGAGGACTGGCGGCAGCCTTGGGGCGACTGGATTTCGACTCGCTATGAGCAGAAGGCATTTCGCGAAGGCCGGACTGCGCATTACCTGACATTCCGCAGGGTTTAGGCGGGCAGGGGCTTTGCCTCTTTGTGCGGGATTGCGGGCTATCCCTCCCATTCACCCTGAAGTACTTGCGGCAAGATGAAATCTTGGCTTGGTCATGGACGCCGGGAATGTTCTGCGCTAACAGCTTGCCTGACTTGGAACAAGGAAGACCCGAATGTCCGGACATGGCACCCCGATCCCAATGACCTCTCGTCCCTGCGGCCCGCTGAAAGGCGAGGCGATTGTGCCGGGTGATAAGTCGATTTCGCATCGGTCTTTGATTTTGGGCGCTTTGGCCGTGGGCGAGACCAAGATCTCGGGGCTTTTGGAAGGCGAAGACGTGATTGACACCGCCAAGGCGATGCGCGCCTTTGGGGCAGAGGTTGTCGATCATGGCGGCGGAGACTGGTCTGTGTTCGGCGTAGGTGTCGGAGGCTTTGCCGAGCCTGATCAGGTGATTGACTGTGGTAACTCGGGTACTGGCGTGCGTCTGATTATGGGGTGCATGGCGACCACGGGGATCACGGCGACATTCACGGGGGATGCGTCCCTGAACAAACGACCGATGGCGCGGGTTACCGATCCGATTGCCTTGTTTGGCGCGCAGTCTGTAGGTCGCACTGGGGGGCGTTTGCCTATGACAATCGTAGGCGCGAAAGAGCCGGTGCCGGTGCGCTATACGACGCCTGTGCCCTCGGCGCAGGTGAAGTCTGCGGTTCTTTTGGCGGCGTTGAATGCGCCGGGGCAGACGGTGGTGATCGAGAAAGAAGCGACACGTGATCATACCGAACGGATGCTGGCTGGTTTTGGCGCGGAGATTTCTGTGCGCGACACTGATGAGGGACGTGAGATCACTCTGACGGGTCAACCGGAATTGGTCGCGCAAGAGATCGCGGTGCCGCGCGATCCGTCTTCAGCGGCTTTCCCTGTCTGTGCGGCTTTGATCACACCGGGCTCTGATGTGTTGGTGCCCAATATTGGCCTCAACCCGACGCGCGCTGGGCTCTTTACCACGTTGCAGGAAATGGGCGCGGATCTGACCTTTGAGAACGAGCGCGAAGAGGGTGGCGAGCCTGTTGCCGATCTGCGGGCGAAATTCTCGCCGGACCTGAAGGGTATCGACGTTGATCCGGCGCGCGCGGCGAGCATGATTGACGAATATCCCGTGTTGTCTGTGGTGGCCTCTTTTGCCCAAGGCGATACGGTCATGAAGGGCGTCAAAGAGCTGCGTGTGAAGGAAAGCGACCGTATTGATGCGATGGCCAAAGGGCTTCGCGCCAATGGCGTTGAGGTCGAAGAGGGAGAAGATTGGTGGATCGTCAAAGGTCTGGGTCACGGCAATGTACCGGGCGGCGGCACTTGCGAAAGCCAGCTCGATCACCGGATTGCCATGAGCTTCATGGTGATGGGCATGGCCGCGCAGAAACCGGTCTCTGTGGATGACGGCGGGCCAATCGCGACGTCTTTCCCGATCTTTGAGAACCTGATGGGCAATCTTGGCGCGCAAATCGTGCGCACGAACGCATGAGCTTTACCGTCGCGATAGACGGGCCTGCTGCGGCGGGCAAAGGCACGATTTCCAAGGCGGTCGCCGCGCATTTCGGATTTGCGCATCTGGACACGGGGCTTTTGTATCGTGCGGTTGGGGCTAAGGTTCTGGTGGGTGCCGAGGCAATTGCCGCGGCTGAGGCTTTGACCGCTGAAGATCTGGAGGCCGACAACCTGCGCACGCCAGAGGTGGCGCAAGCAGCGTCCAAAGTGGCAGTGATCGCCGAGGTGCGCGCCGCTTTGGTGGCGTTCCAACAATCCTTTGCCCGCCGCGCAGGCGGAGCGGTGTTGGATGGGCGCGATATCGGCACGGTGATCTGCCCAGATGCCGAGGCCAAGCTCTTTGTGACTGCCAGCGCTGAGGTGCGGGCCGAGCGGCGGTATCTTGAGCTTGCAGCCAAGGGTCACAGCGATACCCGCGAAGAGGTCTTGGCCGATGTCAAAGCGCGCGATGAGCGGGATATGAACCGTGCAGAGGCTCCGTTGAAGGCCGCAGACGACGCCATTCTGATCGACACAAGCGATCTCTCGATTGAGGATGCCGTGGCGCGCGCTGTGGCTGAGATTGAGGCGCGGTTGTCTGCCTGATCCAGCGGCGATGCAGAATTGACATGGGTCACCGCTTGACCGGAGTCTGCGCCGGATTATCTCGGGGTCAGCAGAAAGAATAGGACAAGAGATGTTTCTTGAAAAACTGGACTGGCGTTATGTCGTCAAGAAGATGGATCCCACCAAAACTGTCGCCCAGGCCGATGTCGACCAGATCATCGAGGCGATCCGGATGGCACCGACCTCGAGCGGGCTGCAGCCGTTTGAGCTCTTGGTGATCACCAATGACGAGATCCGCGCCAAGATCCAGAAAGTTGCGTGGAACCAGGCGCAGATCACCGAAGGCAGTCACCTATTGGTGTTCGCCGCCTGGGACACCTACACCGAAGCACGTATCGATGCGGTCATGCAGCATATGGCCGAGGAACGCGGCGGGCTGACTGAGACGCTTGAGGGCTACTATACCAACCTTAAGAAAATGTACTTGCCGCGCGAGGCTGAGGTGAACTTTGAACACGCAGCGCGTCAGTCCTATATCGCGCTTG
This is a stretch of genomic DNA from Cognatishimia activa. It encodes these proteins:
- the aroA gene encoding 3-phosphoshikimate 1-carboxyvinyltransferase encodes the protein MSGHGTPIPMTSRPCGPLKGEAIVPGDKSISHRSLILGALAVGETKISGLLEGEDVIDTAKAMRAFGAEVVDHGGGDWSVFGVGVGGFAEPDQVIDCGNSGTGVRLIMGCMATTGITATFTGDASLNKRPMARVTDPIALFGAQSVGRTGGRLPMTIVGAKEPVPVRYTTPVPSAQVKSAVLLAALNAPGQTVVIEKEATRDHTERMLAGFGAEISVRDTDEGREITLTGQPELVAQEIAVPRDPSSAAFPVCAALITPGSDVLVPNIGLNPTRAGLFTTLQEMGADLTFENEREEGGEPVADLRAKFSPDLKGIDVDPARAASMIDEYPVLSVVASFAQGDTVMKGVKELRVKESDRIDAMAKGLRANGVEVEEGEDWWIVKGLGHGNVPGGGTCESQLDHRIAMSFMVMGMAAQKPVSVDDGGPIATSFPIFENLMGNLGAQIVRTNA
- the trmB gene encoding tRNA (guanosine(46)-N7)-methyltransferase TrmB, with translation MSNPSDISKTHPSGAPWRNFYGRFKGKGLRKSQEAWLDEDLAALSPGKVSWEDNPEREALDLEGLFGDRDLWLEIGFGGGEHMIHQATQNPDVGFIGCEPYINGVAMLLGKIREAGAENIRIHPGDARDMFDVLPPESVSKAFLLYPDPWPKKRHHRRRFVTQEHLVPLHGVMKPGAILRVATDIPDYVRQTLQEVPKAGFEWLAETAEDWRQPWGDWISTRYEQKAFREGRTAHYLTFRRV
- a CDS encoding OmpA family protein, whose amino-acid sequence is MADHFKTGLRRALGSIAIAAITCTSVATTAVAQGTKTIRGAEYKPTIWVDPDGCQHWVMDDGAEGYMTPNVNRHGIPVCDHSKLCGMMNADQFFASGSYRITSQGRARLAQFFQQNGSDAYIIIGHTDSRGSDESNMKLSFNRAATVANVGTSAGANIVDVRGYGERMPRASNKTSVGRAENRRVEIMCLN
- the metK gene encoding methionine adenosyltransferase; translated protein: MARQNYTFTSESVSEGHPDKVCDRISDAVLDAFLAEEPEARVAAETFATTNRVVIGGEVGLSDPDKLKDYMGKIDAITRACIKDIGYEQDKFHHETVEVTNLLHEQSAHIAQGVDAAADKDEGAGDQGIMFGYATNETDALMPAPIQYSHAILRRLAEVRKSGQEPALGPDAKSQLSVVYRDGKPVGVSSVVLSTQHLDEALSSEDIRAIVAPYIEEVLPEGWLSAETEWHVNPTGKFVIGGPDGDAGLTGRKIIVDTYGGAAPHGGGAFSGKDPTKVDRSAAYAARYLAKNVVAAGMADRCTIQLSYAIGVSKPLSIYADTHGTGNVADAAIEAAVASVMDLTPRGIRQHLGLNKPIYQRTAAYGHFGRTPDADGGFSWEKDDLVTALKAAV
- the ybeY gene encoding rRNA maturation RNase YbeY, with the translated sequence MIVDIQFEDSRWQDLDLQRLADQACAQTLAHLGLGDDWEVSLLACDDARIADLNAEFREKPTPTNVLSWPSEERGSDEDGGNPDLPEGPDPELGDIAIAYDTCARESEAVGKPMRDHVTHLLVHGVLHLLGYDHIRDKDAALMEGLEVEILGKLGLSNPYYEG
- a CDS encoding PhoH family protein — translated: MAISALTPPSTGETSKEVLIEFPDNRLLIDLCGEYDRNLADIEQQLSVQIIRRGNQLAILGEEAHQKEAAEVLQSLYQRLETGKSVEHADIDRELRMGGSEKGTGARDGDQMELFKGGKVEIKTRKKLVEPRTDAQKAYVQNLFKNEMAFGIGPAGTGKTYLAVAVGVSMFIGGHVDRIILSRPAVEAGEKLGYLPGDMKDKVDPYMQPLYDALNDFLPGKQLAKLIEEKKIEIAPLAFMRGRTLANAFVVLDEAQNATTMQMKMFLTRLGEGSRMVITGDRSQVDLPRGVQSGLRDAERLLSGIKNISFNYFTADDVVRHPLVAAIIKAYDADSERAMADKA
- a CDS encoding hemolysin family protein; amino-acid sequence: MGDSTDGSSIAAQSAQGEIPELNKSGGFFRRILEAISPADVGEVAEPQQTDKPSTQTHGMINLRRMRVEDVAVPKVDIASVPVTMTRAELVDVFRESGFTRLPVFDGTLDTPVGFVHLKDLALKHGFNGSGGRFSLRQMLRPLLFVPPSMPIGVLLTKMQTERRHMALVIDEYGGVDGLVTIEDLIEQVVGEIEDEHDQEEAALWREESPGCYLALAKSPLDEFEPVIGRSLTNHEEIDEEEIDTLGGLVFMLAGRVPARGEVVVHPDGTEFEVVDADPRRIKRLRVILSDQNAHADG
- the lnt gene encoding apolipoprotein N-acyltransferase, whose product is MPMPTADLVSRYAGLPRWGRLGIWAILGVISAMGQAPFGWALVSVLGFAFAFLFFERTKGTDAPAAQGWTFGFGYFLLTLQWLVSPFLVEPEQHGWMAPVALALMPGGLALFWAAAFWGAGRLGRSSALIFALPLMELARAYVFTGFAWGMPAYGMVDSALGQVVTWVGSHGLNVFVLAIAWAVAQAINSHGQFRLAFLGLAVAGVVAILWPAPEPMAPRDDAPMIRLIQPNAAQHEKWDPDLIDEIFERGLALTRAEAEGPIALTIWPETSLPEILNYGDELLAQVSEAAGLAPVVIGANRFEGPRLFNSAALIGSDGEVHAIYDKHHLVPFGEYLPFGDFLARFGYYGMAASQGHGFSPGAGAELMDLGPLGLALPLICYEVVFPQDVRASQIRANMLMQITNDAWFGTFSGPYQHLVQAQMRAMEMGLPMVRAANTGVSAMIDARGRIVAQLPMNEAGYLDVRRQDPLPQTLYAWVGDAPVLAFLILVLLGYITVRPREFA
- the cmk gene encoding (d)CMP kinase; its protein translation is MSFTVAIDGPAAAGKGTISKAVAAHFGFAHLDTGLLYRAVGAKVLVGAEAIAAAEALTAEDLEADNLRTPEVAQAASKVAVIAEVRAALVAFQQSFARRAGGAVLDGRDIGTVICPDAEAKLFVTASAEVRAERRYLELAAKGHSDTREEVLADVKARDERDMNRAEAPLKAADDAILIDTSDLSIEDAVARAVAEIEARLSA
- a CDS encoding NAD(P)H-dependent oxidoreductase yields the protein MFLEKLDWRYVVKKMDPTKTVAQADVDQIIEAIRMAPTSSGLQPFELLVITNDEIRAKIQKVAWNQAQITEGSHLLVFAAWDTYTEARIDAVMQHMAEERGGLTETLEGYYTNLKKMYLPREAEVNFEHAARQSYIALGFAMAAAAELGVDCTPMEGFDPVKVDEILGLSAKGLRSVTLLPLGVRAEAGDWLKDMPKVRKSRSEMVSEIA